Below is a window of Jatrophihabitans sp. DNA.
GGGCCCGGGTCGTGGACTCCTGCTCCTCGTCCTGGCCGGGATGGGCCGTGACGAAGGAAAGCAGCCGGTTGCCGTCGGCCAGGGCCACCGCGCGATCGACGCCGGGGTGGCTGGCGAGCGCGTGCTCGATCTCACCGAGCTCAATCCGGTAGCCGTTCACCTTGACCTGGCCGTCGTCCCGGCCGAGAAACTCGATCGTGCCGTCGGGGTGGTACCGCCCCAGGTCTCCGGTGGAGTACCGCCGATGGCCGGTGGCCGGGTCGATGCTGAAGCGCTGGCTGGTCCTCTTCGAGTCACGCCAGTACCCGCAGGCCACGCCGATGCCGCCGATGAACAGCTGCCCCGGCACCCAGTCCGGGCGCGGGCGTCCGCACTCATCGAGGATGTGCAGGCTCTGATTGGTCAAAGGGGTGCCGTACGGCACGGACTTCCAGGCCGGGTCATGCTCGCCGATCGGGTGATAGACCGACCAGATCGAGGCCTCGGTCGCGCCGCCCAGGCTGATGACCTGGATCGGGTCGGACTTCTGCGCGGTGATCCGGTCGGCGAGCGTCACCTCGATCCAGTCGCCCGACATCATCACCAGACGCAGCGAGGACAGCCCGCCCAGGGACGGCTGGGCCTCGCAGTAGGTGACATACATCTGCATGAGAGCCGGGACGGTGTTCCAGACGGTGACGTGGTGCGCCTTGACCAGTCGGGCCCAGCGTTCGGGGTCGCGTCCGGCGTCGGCCTCGGGCAGCACGAGGGCTCCCCCGGCTGCCAGGATTCCGAAGATGTCCCACACCGACAGGTCAAAGCTCAGCGAGGACAGCCCCAGCACCCGGTCATCGGAGTCGATGCCGAATCGGGTGTTGATGTCGAGGCAGGTGTTGGCGGCTCCCCGGTGGTCGATCATCACGCCCTTGGGCTCGCCGGTCGAGCCGGAAGTGAAGATCACATAGGCCAGGTCGTCGCTGGACTGCGGGTCCGCCAGCGGCGCGTCGTCCTCATCGGACCAGAGACCGGGGTCATCGACTGCGAAGACGCTGACATCGCCGGGCCAGTCGAGCCGGTCGAGCACGGCCTTCTGCGAGAGGACGAGGTTGACCTCGCCCAGCTCGAGCAACCGGCGGATCCGGTCGGCCGGCAGTGAGGCGTCGATGGGCAGGTAGGCCGCGCCTGAGTACAGGACGCCGAGCACGGCGCCGACCTGCTCCCAGCCCTTGTCCATCACCACCGCGACCAGGCGGTTGACCTCAGCGCCCGAGCCGCGCAACCCACGGCCGATCCGGCATGCCAGCCGGTCCAGGTCGGCGTAGCTGAGCACCCGGTCGCCAGTGATCACGGCCGGGTCTGCTCGCCGCTCGGCGAGCGCCGAGCCCAGCCGGTGAAGAAGCTCGCCCGGGATCGGGCCACTGGTCAGGTTGACCCGATCCCGGACCGCCAGTTGGCTTTGAGGCAGGGGCACCGTGTCCGACAGCTCCCATGCCTGGTCATCGTGAGCCAGCCGCGTGATCAGGTCGCGGTAGGCAGCGAACATCTCGTCGAGGACACCGGGCGCGAAAGCCTCGTCGACGGTGTCCCACGTGAGGTTCAGAGCGCCCCGGTACTCCAGGACCAGGCTCTCGAGACTGAGCTGCGGGGCCTGCGCGGAGGTGTAGCCGATGTCGGTCAGCCACTCCGGGTCGAAGTCGTCGCTGAATCCGGCCCCGACGAAGGTCGAGAACACCACGGGCGCGACCGCGGCGGCCGGCCCGGATCTGCGGGCCAGCTCGCGCATCACCCGGACGGCGCTGTACGCGCGATGGTCGAGGTCCTGCCAGAGCTGGGCCTGCAGGTTTTTGGCCCGCTGGGTGAACGGCTGGCGACCGTCGTGGCTGACCTGCAGCAGGGTCAGGCTCGTGAAGTCCCCGACCACGTCGCGGACCTGCTCGCAGACGGGTTGGCGGTTGTTCACGGTGAGATTGACGGTGAACTCCGCCGACCGGGACCAGCGGGCAAGCACGTCGGCGTAGGCGGCTGCCAGCGCGGTGGACGGCGTCAGCCCACGCTGGGCAGCCCGGTCCTTGAACGCCTGCCACGCCGCTGCGGGAACCCTGTGGTTGCGGCGGTGGAATCGCGGGGACTCGATGGCCGACAGGGGCTTGGCCTGCGGCAGCTCAGGCGCCGGCGGCAGAGCCTGGAGCCTGTTCATCCAGTACGCCTTCGCGCGCTCGTAGTCCGGGCCGTTCTCGGCTTGGCCTACCGCGCTCAGGTAGTCGCGGAAGGTGAGTTCCAGCTCGGGCCACTGCCGGTCCGGCTCGGCGTAGCGGCCGGCGAGCTCCTCCAGCAGCCGGGCGAAGGAGGCCCCGTCGCAGATGAGCAGATCGAAGCTGATGTGCAGCAGGCCTTCAGATCCTCCGAGCGCGCTTGCCCGCACGTCGAACAGCGGCCAGCTGCCCACGTCTCGCCGAGTGCTCGTCAGCTCGTCGCGCAGCGCCTGGACCGAGGCCTGCTGATCCGCCGGTGACAGCGGCGACAGGTCGTTGCTGAGGATCGAGTAGTCCGGTACCTCGCGCAGCACCTGCTGCCTGCCGTCTGCCAGCACCACCGCGCGCAGCATGTCGTGCTGGGCGATCGCGGCGCGCAGCGCCCGCTCGAACCTGTCGACATCGAGGTTCACGGTCGCCAGTTCGACGTAGAAGCTGGCGTCGACATCGCCGAGTTCATGCGCGTGCTCGCGGCCGAAGAAGTACGCCTGCTGGACATCGGTCAAGTCAAAGGGCTCGAAGCGGGCCTCCGGGTCAGCCGTGACCTCCGGCAACGCCAGGCCGACAGAGCCCGCCGGGCTCTCAAGCAGCAGGCGCGTCACCGTCGCGACGCTGACGCCGGCGGCCAGATCCGCCAGTGACAGGGTGACCCCCAGAGCCGCGTCCAGCACAGCTTGCAGGTGCGCGGCCTGCAGGGACTCGATCAGCAGCGGCTCATGCCGCGGGATGGCCGAGGACGGCTGGTCGGTGATCGCCGCGAGCAGATCGACCAGGCCGTCACTGATCAGGCCCGATCGCTCGTCTGGAGCGACGCCGGCCGAAACCCGCAGCGCCAGCGCGTCGACAGCGTCGTACACCGCGCGTCTGGACCGCTCATCCATTCAAGTGCCTTTCCAAGGTCTGGACATCTGTGTTCACGCGAAAGCCGGCGTTGAATTCAGGGCGCCGTCGGGCGCGCCAACCTGATCGACTGCATCGGCGCCGACATGTGCGCCGACGCCCAAGCCCCTCACAGCCGGGGAGGCACTTCCCCCACTCAGCTCATGCTGTCGGCGCAGCGTGAGGAACTCCTCTCGTGAAGCTGCAGCGTGGCGGTTGAACCAGGCTTTAAGTCAACTCGGAAGGGCAATTGAGGTGTCATCGGTCCCGCATTGGCTGGTTTAATACAGTTCGAGCTTGACCTTGGTGTCGACTCCAAGGCTTAGCGTTGAGTCGCTTAGCTGCACTCTCATCTACAAAGGCGGGCCCAGATGACCAAATTCGTGGCGACGAGCGCTGGCACAGTCGGCGCCGATTCCGACGCCGAGGTGCGCCGTTACCGGGTCGTCTCTGGTTGTGTCGAGTGCGCCAGCGATCTGACCGCGCTGCGCCGGGTGCCCGGGGTGCGCGAGGTGCGGATGCTGTCGGCGACCGGAACCCTGGCGATCGAGACCGTGAGCTCGCTGGACGACGCGGTGCTGCTGCGGACCGCGAGCGCGTCCGGGTTCGTGCTGGAGCCGGCGCAGGCCGTGCAGGCGCCGACGGCGACCGACCAGCCGCAGAAGAAGCAGACCCGCTGGTGGCTGCGCACCGAGATGATCTTTCTCGCGATCGCCGCGGCCTTGCTGGTGATCGTCGAGATCGCCGGGTGCTACGACGAGACCAAGCCACTGGCGACCGCTCTGGCCTACGCCTCCGTCGCGATCGGCATCTACTACCCGGCGCGCACCGCCTTGATGATGCTGCGCAACAAACGAGTCTCCATCAACCTGCTGCTGGTGGCCGCCGTCGCCGGAGCGATACCGCTCGGCAAGGTGACCGAGGCGGCGTGCGTAGTCGTGATCTTCTCACTCGGCGTGGTCCTGGAAAGCTTTGTGGCAGACCGGGCACGCAAGTCGATCCAGAAGCTGATGGATCTCAGCCCGACCCTCGCCGAGCGGTTCACCCCCGACGGCGTGACCGAGCTCGTGCCGGTCGCCGAGCTCGCGGTGGGCGAGCTGGTGCTGGTTCGCCCCGGCACCCGGCTGCCCACCGACGGGACCGTCGTCCAGGGAGTCTCATGGATTGACGCCGCTGCCATCACGGGCGAGTCGATGCCGGTGGAGGTCGAGCCGGGCTCGGTGGTCTTCGGTGGCACCCTCAACGGTCATGCGGCGCTGCGCGTCGAGGTCGCCAAGCCGTTCGAGGACACCGTGCTTGCCCGGGTGATCAGAGAAGTCGAAGAAGCCCAGCAGAACCGAGGCGTCGCCCAGCGCTTCGCCGACCGTTTCGCCTCTGTCTACACGCCGTTCATGCTCGTTCTCGCAGTGATCATGGTGGCGTTCGGGCCGATGCTGTTCGACATCAGCTTCGCCGACGCGCTGTACCGCGCGCTGGTCGTGCTGATCGTCTCCTGCTCGTGCTCGCTGGTGCTGTCGGTCCCGGTCAGCGTGGTCTCGGCCGTGGCACGAGCCGCCCGTGACGGAGTGCTCATCAAGGGTGGCGCCTACTTGGAGGAACTGGCCAAGCTGCAGGTCGTCGCCTTCGACAAGACCGGAACGCTCACCCTCGGTCGCCCCGTCCTGATTCAGAGCCACCCGCTCAATGGCCGCGATGAGCATGAGCTGCTGCGCCTGGCAGCCGCTGTCGAGGCCGGCGCGACCCATCCCATCGCTGAGGCGATCGTCCAGGCGGCTCGCGAGCGCGGCATCTCGATCCGCCCGGCGGATGACGTCCTGGTGATCCCGGGTGTCGGCGCGCAGGCCACGGTGGACGGTGTGTTGGTCGCCGTCGGCCGGGTCGGCGACCTCAGCGGTGACCAGACGGCTCGCGACGCGCTGGCCGCCATCGAAGACGCCGGCGCGACGCCGGTCGCCATCAGCTGCGGGGGCCTGCTCGTGGGGATGTTC
It encodes the following:
- a CDS encoding cation-translocating P-type ATPase, which produces MTKFVATSAGTVGADSDAEVRRYRVVSGCVECASDLTALRRVPGVREVRMLSATGTLAIETVSSLDDAVLLRTASASGFVLEPAQAVQAPTATDQPQKKQTRWWLRTEMIFLAIAAALLVIVEIAGCYDETKPLATALAYASVAIGIYYPARTALMMLRNKRVSINLLLVAAVAGAIPLGKVTEAACVVVIFSLGVVLESFVADRARKSIQKLMDLSPTLAERFTPDGVTELVPVAELAVGELVLVRPGTRLPTDGTVVQGVSWIDAAAITGESMPVEVEPGSVVFGGTLNGHAALRVEVAKPFEDTVLARVIREVEEAQQNRGVAQRFADRFASVYTPFMLVLAVIMVAFGPMLFDISFADALYRALVVLIVSCSCSLVLSVPVSVVSAVARAARDGVLIKGGAYLEELAKLQVVAFDKTGTLTLGRPVLIQSHPLNGRDEHELLRLAAAVEAGATHPIAEAIVQAARERGISIRPADDVLVIPGVGAQATVDGVLVAVGRVGDLSGDQTARDALAAIEDAGATPVAISCGGLLVGMFGVADELRPDAVLAIEGLRSLGITHTMMLTGDRERVAHAIARQVGIESVRAELMPEDKSAAITAIKQQLGTTAMVGDGVNDAPALATADVAIVMGAAGADVALETADVALMADDLTKLPYAVALARRSRRIIAQNVVLSLTVILLLVIAAVTGMFSLTQGVLINEVWALVIIANGLRLLRAHSSLQVIAPVAAPVSQPQSAPAAAGCGDDCGCGSAAAPAGFASVSASPVTTPSAEDGCGCGSAACAPAAAPAPAAAGCGDDCGCGSSAAPATSAQLRIQPIALVSRAPSCDVQGGCGCAPAAAPQQQPERAHNA